GGCTGAAGCCCAGGAAGCGGCAGAATCTACTATATGCTTCGCTTTTCTCGACTGAGAATTACAGAAACAGTGGGTGGGAGGAGGACCTGGCACGCGGGGCTTGGCCATTTGATTCTGCTGCCCTGGCAATTCTTCTGCTTGGACGATCTTCTCGGTGCTCTCCCGGAGAGGTTCTGGTTTCTACGAATTTGTCACGCTTTGGATTTCAAATTTTGTTGATGTTAGCCAACTGTTAATGGCATCGGCAGCATACTTCCCTATATACATGAATTATGTATATGCAAACGATTGGGTCTGTGTGCTACCTCCTATGGAATTATGTGAGGCGTAAGTAAATGGAGTTTAACGCTTGATTTTGTCCAGAGTTTAGTCTTACCTGCTCTCGAGCCTGTTGATCCTATCCGCTCCGATACTCCCACTCCTGTTTCGGGGGTTCTTTCAACGACTATTGTTCCCTCCCCCCTTTGCTAAATCCTCCCGCACAAAGGACATTCAAGTAGGGCCGGAAATTTAATATGAACTcctgcagtttttttttttgcttgtctGTTATTGAAATATGAGATTTTTGAGCTCTTGATCGGTGCTCCCATTGTTTGTCTACCTGTCTACCTGTTTAAGCAAAGAATTTTTTGGgaggatttttaaatttgatcaAGATGCTCCATGTACTTGTTGAAACTCTATATTCCCGATTTAAACTCGAACCATTTTCCAGCGAATATAATACGAATTTCCCGTAGGACGGGAAGGTGTCAAggttttgaattaaaataaacattgcACTTGTCCCGGCCTATGGGCGGTCTGTAACAAACAACGTTAAAATCTCTTTTTTTAGTCTTAAAATttggattatttttattccacAACTAACAAGTTTTATTTCTCTTCCAGATCTCATTTATAAACACCTTTTATTGTCGGCTCTATCATTGGTAGGTACATTTAATAATGAATCTTGATAAAATGAATCTCGAACAAAGAGCAAATATTAAGTTCTGTGTCAAACTTGGTAAAACCTTTTCTGAAACTTGGCAAATGTTGAGACAAGCTTATGGTGACAGTTGCACATCCCGTAGTAATGTCCACCAGTGGTATAAACGATTTCAAGAAGGACGAGAAGACCTCCGTAATGACGCCAAATCGGGCCGTCCAAAATCAGTGATAACCGAAAGTAACATTGAAAAAGTGCGCGAATTTATCAAAAACGAGCCAAATTCTTCTTTGCGgcaaatggaaataaaattaGGCATTCCCAAAGATTCCATTCATCGAATTTTAACTGAAAAATTAAGTATGCGGAAGGTTAATTCACAGTatgtgtttaaaaaaaaacgggcCAAtcgaaaaaatgtataatgGGTATGTcgccatttttatttaaaattaaatagctATTACAAGATAAATAGATTGGTTAAATGTAAATAGAGATATAAATTGATAGAAATTggttttttgaataatttattgTGACCCAAACCACAAGAAGTATAGCATTTCGCGCGCTAATTTCCGTTTTGAAAATGTCTGCCGGTAAATGGAGCTGCCACTTTTGCAGAGTTTGGGTAGGGCTGCCACCTAGTCGGAAGCCGTTAGCGATGTGCCTTGTGATTTGTATGTGTACTCTGAAAAATCTGTGATAAAAGGTGGTTTAAAACGCAACGGAAATAAAAAACTGGGCACAAAGAGCGCTTCaagtataaataaaaacttgatttttaaaaattcaccCTGGGAGATGAAATTTAGGGAACCTTCGCTCTCACGACGCTCAGACGCTCACATCTCTACTACATGGGAAAGAGAGAGAGGGTGGGAATGCTGAGAGAGTCGGCTGGTTTCTTTACCGCTTTGCCTCGCACCCACGTTCGtaattcttaaaatataaaaataaaatataaattttttcattttaaaaaatattctcgCTGCGACTAGTTGTGCTCTGTGCGGCCGGAGTGGAGAGTGGAGAGAATCGGACAGaggctttattttttgtttgctacCCGCCGTTGTGTTGCGCAGGCAatcttaattaatttatttacgtctatattgatttttaaagtaACAACTAGCTAGCTAGCAGCCAGCAGCAACCAGCGGGAGCCAAGAGCGCGCGCTTAATagatataaaaatacatatttttcgAGGTGAGtaaatctataaaaataaattaagaaaattataattaaagcatgtgccaaaaataatatgccGTTAGAAGATTTAGTTTTCTGTTATATTATGTTACTTTTTCTTATCCGCCCGCCATCATAAATAACTAGTTTTTGTTGCCGACGCTCCTGTtcaattgtttattttaagtttataaACGGATTTAATTTATCTGTTCGCTTCCGAACTGGCGGGCTGTGCTAAAAATTAATATCTCCAGGGTCGAACGTttctgtactttttttttttatgttttatatagCTTGGTACATTAATTTAATGTCTCCAGCGTCGAACGTTtctgtacttttttttatgttttatgttgCTTGATATAAGAGAGAAGACGCAGATAGGACACGCACACCTACGCAGGCGTGTATAGATGTAGTCGTGTTGCACATTAGGGATGGCCGTGAATATCGATGAATCGATAACATTAAGTAAACAtttgcggatattggtacaaGGACTTTGTTATTTCAGGCAAAGTAATTTTTGTGGTTCAAGGATTAACGTATACAATTCTAAAGAAGATTAAACAGGTGTCAAAAGTCAGGATATTTGAATAAATcttactttaaatatttaattcgaAAAAGTATGGTTTTGAAAACGGTTAGCCAgactaattttttgtttttttgttgcaattgttttttcttttgtacACACTCTTTTTACCGATATTATCGTATGAGgcatgtttttaaattttaaaacttaatgaACAAACAATCCTGATCTACTTCAgtttaataaatcaaaataatttattaaagttgaaaaaaaatctaaaaataaaattttgttttcaaaaacaacaaacagatTTAAAAGGATTCACGAGGTAAAATGGAGCATCTATCGCACCTATACCCCCCGCAGTTGCCGAAAGTGCGTGGCCGACCACGGGCCACCTACGCCCAGACTGGGGAATTCGATTTGGGCCTGATCAGAGAATACCGATCCCGCCCAGTGCTCTACGATCGCTCCAACAAGCGTTTTAAAGACAAACTGTATGTGGCCCAACAGTGGGAACAAATGTCCCACAAGCTAGGCTACGACGGTGAGATTGTTGAATTTTAGAGTTATAGAATTTGGAGACCTAATGTTTATTTTCACATTAGCAACCAGTTTAAGGGACCGCATGATCACATTAAGGAATCGCTACAACATTGAGAAGCGACGCGTTGAGAACGGACTCCCCAGCCAAGGGTCTCAGTGGCCGCTGTTTGAGAGCCTTCAGTTTCTTGGAGACCACATACGCCCTCGGCGCAGCTTTAAGAACATGTCCCGAAATGATGATGACGACGAACACTATGGCATGGATGACCAGAGCGATAGCAACGGTCAAAATATGAGTGTTAAGGATGAAATGGAGGATGAAAGCGAGATTTTCGATTGCGAACAAACACTTCCCGTTACCACAGTATTGGGGTGAGTCCTGGCTCGAGTCGGCCGTCAATCCCAGCTAATGTCTGGCTTTATCTTCTTATAGTATTCCCCCGACTTCTGACGATGCAAACAAGAGCCAGCGGCAGAGCAACGGCAGCGACATGGCCAATGGCAAGGGCTACAATCACTTTGCAGAGAGTTACCAAAATCGTCATCAGCCGGAATATATCATCAGTAGTCCCATAGTTCCGAAGAGCATTAACAAGCGTTCAGCGGCGCTCGACGAGCCAGCTATCAAGCGCAGAGCTGTGCAAAATGTTGGAATGCCTTCCTTCTATAACACACCCGCTCTCCCACCTTTACCAGCGTCTTACGCAAAGTTCCACGGCTTTGGCGAATTCATGGTCCACTCCCTGTGCGATATGCCCATGACCACAGCTCTGCGTTTGGTTCAGAAATTCACCCGCGAGCTCGTCCAAACTTCCCTCAAACATGACGACAGTGGGAGCTCCACGAAGGCTGACCAGGCCGATGCCACCGACCCGGTCGATCCCGAAAACAGCAGCGAGTCTCAGGGGGAGGATTTCGAGTAGAGATTAAGTTGCAATTTTAAAATACGGGTAGGGATATTGAAACGCAAGTCCACAATTATAAATATAGCCGCACTATGACAGATACGATATTGATTACACAATAAGTTAATACTCTTCTTTTAAGTCGTCTGACCTCGAAAAACTGGAGGCAAAGATAATCGCATTTCATTTAATAACATAATGGAAAAATATACTCATaatttgctttgttttaaagGCATGGGGTGGTTTGAtagtttaaaagtttttagGCCCTGCAATGTCTTCGATTTTATAATTCTGTAATGGTATTGAATCCTATAAAAGTATTATATAGAACCATATAGATTtttaacaataatataaattataattttaacaaTTCGTCGCAAGGCGTAATGCGTGTTTGTCTAAATGGAAAATGAATGccacaaataaatatgtaaatcGCAGCAACCCAGATACCTTGCAAATCCCATATATAGATTTCCTGTATCTTGAAGATGCACTTTATCTGAAAAGCTGATTCTTGCAACATGTCTTAATACCGaagaaaaagcttaaaaagcTCACGACTTGGTTTCGCCCTTTAATTTCAGCCGCCGCTATTCTGGAGCTTTACACCGGCATCCTTGCGATACAAGCACCTGAGTAAGCTGCCGAATCTTCAAACCAGTTGTCCTCGAGGCTGCGAAGAATGCGACAAAATGGGCGGCAACAAAACTAAAGTGCTGATATTATGACAACAAATTCTCTCCAATGTAGATCCATTTTTTATTACCAACCTAATGCCACCAAAGTACACTTCGAGTAGGATGTTGATCGATGTTGTGGGAAGTCCAGCGCATAATCGCACCAGTGATAACCCGAGAAATGTGTGCCGGGAAAACTGGAAACCGGCTGTGGAATGGCAAACGAAGTCTGGGTAGGCACATCTCCATTTGACCAAACTGGGTGGGGCCTTCGGGCTATCTCTAGGTGCGTTACCTCTTCTTATTTTCCCCTCTTGTTTTATTAATGCATCtatatttcttaattaaattacagTCTCTCTCGCATGGTCGTGTGTGCGTATGTAATTACAGTGTTTATGTGGCACTTGGACATTCCTGGCTTTTTTTCCCAGCTGGTTGGCTTATTGATACTGCCATGGCCCAAGGAGGGAATAAAGAGGTGAGTATAGTGGCTCCAAGATGAGTGCAGTGAAGCATTAAAACGTCACCTGATGTAGGCCGTGCCCGGTGCTTATTTGTTACTTTTGGAAATACAAATTGCACTAGTCCCGGCCTGCAGTGAGTGTCAAAGGCAGCGATTCTcactgaaaaaataattaccaaaaaatatagtgatattaaacaattattatttgaaataaCATTTAGACTATTTTCAActatttataaactttatacgtaggtaaattaattaaataaattttgacttttaaaacaaatatttaaaatatctaaaaatattactACTTCCATTTATAAAGCTTGATGAAAGCACACGGAGTAAATTCTGTAAtagtataaaatatttttgtatatatatatagaaaaacTAAATTTGTATCTAACTATTTGTGCTAAGTATCTTTACCTTCTAAACACTGCTTTATATTAtgatagaaaaaaatatataaccagTTTCAAAAAAAGAGAATCTAAAGttcgtatttttatttatttattcacttCTGAGTGTTTCGGCGGAGCATCTTAATGATAATTTTAATGCTAACCTCGCCACAAAACCGTAGGCTTAATGTGGTGCGGCATTTTGCGTGCTGCTGTTCGTCAAAGTCAGTACCGTCTTCTCATCTTCTCATTTCGCCTGCCTGTCTGACTGGCCtgtaattatataatttaatcaAATTACTTGCatatgttgccaaaaaaaaaaggaaaaagccaaaacactaaaacccaaaaaggaaaaaaaccgCCAAAAGAAGCACTTAAGAAGAAGCAAAGAAAAACTTGAGAAATTACCAAATGCGGGCTAACATAAGTggtaacaaaaataaaaataaatgccaaCGACAGCCGCTCCTGGCGGCTCCAAAATGGTTTATAGCCTCATTTTGACAGTGAAAAGTGTCTGCGTGAGTATCTGCATCCGAGTGTGCGTGGCCCCAAAGATACGTATTTGCGTATTTTAGGATTCATCATCATTACTCTTTCCCGGCCGTTGCAGTGGCACTTTGGCTTTCTTCATTTGGACAGGTAAAAACGCCTtgatttgtaatttttaatatctaTTACCTGTCAGTGCGTACTAAATATATTCTAGTCTTATTAATACTAATACTAGAGGGTTGAATTGaatattcaaatatatatttaaataataaatatgtaaTATTATGGGAAAACCTGCTCTATTTCCACAGACCCCCAATATAAGCTAAGGTACCACAACAACAATGTGGCGGCTCATGGGGATGAAGCCGAGTGATTTTATAATATCCCTCTTCGGCACCAATATCCCTGCAATGGTTTCAAGGATCTGAATTGGTCCGTGTTTACCGAGTACAAAGAAAATATACTCTAAGGAGATTTAATCTCCTCAAAATAGTAAGCATTTTCGAGCAAAATTGAATACTAGTTGAGTTAATAACTTATGTGTGGTGTGGAAAAGTAAgtttcattattttaattcttaattatgattttttaattcattatttttctGGTATTTTCGACTGGTATTTTTTGGTCACAATTCAAATTTGCCCGCTCAAGTTCTGTTAATTTTTAACAGAAATTTCCtctgttaaattttaaaaattaccaGACCTTGAGCGGTCAAATTTGAATTGTGACTTAATAACTCAAATTTTACGAAATAcgataagaaaaaaaacaactattTGCAAATTGACATTAAAATTGAGGTCCTAGAACTTTTCAAAGATAAAATAGAAATACCAACAGGACtggaaatttgtttaaatCGAAATATTTCGAAAACGGTTCTGGAATATTTTCTAATGGGTGGAAACaatataaaaactataaaatatcGATTCTATTCATTATACTTAAAAATAGGAGCCATTAGTTTCTTTTAACGCGAAATGGTTAATAAATCATTGACGGTTAGCTTTTACGGGTACTTGATTCAATTGCGTCATTCTCCTGCCATGCTCCACTACGGTCTTAGCCAGCTCCATTCATAAAAGCCATGTGGTGTAAGCTTTTAGCCATTTAAAAGGTTTGTGTCAAAACCACGCGTAAAAGTAGAGTGTTGGAAAACGACGAGCTGGTTGTTTTGGCCATGCCGGCAAACACGGCGtatgaaaattgtttgctAGAAAACCGCGCTGTTAGTCTTTTGGAAAACCTGCCGGCGAGCGGTTGGGTGGATCAGTTGTCGTTAAGCGTCAACGAAGGAAACTTATAACGGTTTCTTCCAAATAAAATTCGCAACTTTTCCGGTATATGCCACAGTTACTCGATTTTCCATTTATATTTTCATTGTCTGAATGGCTGATTTCTGGCTGAATGCACTTTGTGGCCGCCATTAATGTCAACACGGCTGTCAGTTGATGTCGTGGTCCTCGGTGTCGGTGTTAATGCTTTTAATTACAcgcaaaacataaaaaagtaTTTCGTTAAGTGTTGCCGTGAAGTTTGACATCAGAAATAAATGCACTCGCCACCGCAACAATTGCGGGGGCCGACTCTGTAGTTCTGGCATCCCCACAGTGATCTGTCATTCTTGCCGATCTTGAGACTTCCGCCGGCTAGTCCCGGGTAAGTTACACCATCGAGAGTGTTTCTTGTGATTGATTGAGTCTCTAAAAAAGAGAATTTGGAGGGTAAATTGGGCTGATTATGGTGCAGTGTTTATAAGTGTTTTAAGGCCAAAAGTGTTACTTTTATAGCCCACCTCTGCTATACGATTCTGGGGAGACACGCAAACCAACGACTTGCCGGCATTTGCATACGCGTCCCAGTCCCAGTGGTTATGTTTATATCTCTCACCTTCAGTGAACTGTGCTCGAGCATCATTATaagtaatgtttattttgctgataatattgatttcaaaatataaacattGACAAATTAATGCCACTACTAAGCACACGCATGTGCCCCGTCATCGTCATTCAATCGAGTCGAGTTGCTCCACTTGAAAAGTATATCGGGGGATTCTTAAATCCTCTCTTCTGTTTATGGAGAAGACCCTGTAACGCACTCGAAATTGTCAGGCAATGTCGCAGAATTTTCAAACTCACGCATCACGTTTTCGCATCAGGCCCACTCCAGACCGGCCCGAGCAAAAAAGCGAATAAGTTGTATAAATATGGCTATTTATTTGCTTAAGAACACATACCACCCACCCATTGACGGCtcattaaataaatgcaaCATCTGTTGGCGCTCTTCGTGGGCCTTTTGTTTACACTTTGGATTGCCGCGCAAATTTTATACCAAACATATTTAATACGCACCTTAGCCCGGCTCACTTctgttttgtttataaattttggcAACGTCGAATCAACGTCATACGTTGTCCGCTCCCAAAAATAACATCATAAAAAATCCCTCAATAAGCCCTCCCCCGCCTTATCTACCATTGTTAACCAGACCAGCGAACTGTGGGAAAATCGGATAAGAAAGCGCGAGCGGCATaagaaatatgaaaatttattgcgcatacgccaccGAGGCTGGCATATCATTTTAAGAATTTTCTGCCTGCATCTCAAGTCGTGATGGGGCTTTGCTATTTTGGTCAGCCATTGGACAGAGGCCCAGTtccaaatcaaatcaaatgtCTTATTTATATGAATGGTGATTTATGCGCTCGTCTTTCATGTGGCGAttttcttttggctttttttttttgctcttcTGATGGAGCAGTCTCATTTTTTATGCCTTGCGCTGGCTGCTAATTACGATTGGCTGGAAAAAGCAAGCGAAACGGAGAAAAGCGGCCGAAAAGGAAAAGTATGCGGTCAAACACGTCGAGGCTGTCCATCGAAGAGATGCCGTTTACATTAACTTGGCCTAGTCGCTGGCCTGTCCGTTTGATTTGCCAGACGCGTGTGGTGGCGCCTTTCGATTTTtggtttcatttaatttatttttgttgttttggttttgttttttggggcACTGACAATCGCGATCGCGTTTTTGCAATCGCCGGAACGCCGCCGGAATAAGAAATGTCCCCCCAACTGAGTCACTACGACATAAtaaacagcagcaacaccattCTCAGCGTGAatttcttttcaaaatttaactCAACTGTCACCCACAATGCAAATAAAAGGCGGGTCATCAGAAGGGGTTGGGCtgtcttttttattattgtttttttagaaTGCATCGTATTTGTTTAACCCAAAAAAACTATCGATGATTGTCGGATATATGGCTCTAATGTGGCTCATATTTATTTTGCAGAAATTTgttacttttactttttagtGTGAGCTAATTCTTTTTTATGAccaaaattttcgattgaaCTTTGGCGAGTGGGTTTCTTTATGGctggaaaaataaacaaaggaGCCATGGCCAGAATGGGCACAGCGATTAGGTTTAACGATTATGAATTGTTGAAAGCCACGTGCTGCTGCCACGGCAGAGGGGCCGTACTAATGCGTGTTTAATTTACTGTCAGCCCAGTTACTCTGCAAATATCCTTTGGATTGAAGTCCTGCAGTTGGGAGAGTGGGCAAGCTACGCCTGTTAATTGTCCGGTTCCTTGTCGCCGATTCAGCCTAATTCGATTAATCTAAAACACTTGCTCCGCGTCCGCCGCCGACGTCAAATGTAATTACCAACACCCCCTACCAAAAACCAAGCAGGCTAACAATAACAAATTATTGTATAATCATTATCGACAAGGAACTCTTCCCCGACAGCTAAATATTTCTCTGGTTCACACTCTAAGAAATGTACAAAGATTTTACTCAATTGGGATTTTAAATTATGAGAATAATACTTATATATTTAAGCTTAAAgctcaataaattatatatctATAGAACTATCTATTTTTCAGATTATAAAGATGGTAATCCCAACTAAAATATGATCTTAAAAGAGTATATAGTCTTCAAGTGTATATCGCAGGCTGTTTACATTTCAGCTTCTTGACTGCTGACTAAGACTGAGGGCCGTGGCTATCACTTTCGGCTTTTGGCTCTGGGGGAATAGGCTTGCGAATGAGTCTGAGTAATTCATTAGAGGTATATTGTGCCAGAGCATTTGCATAATTATGCAATCAGTTCTGGCACACTTACACATTAGGCGCAGACGACTGATAAACAAGCAAaaagccagtcagccagccagccatccagccagctaGTTCTGGGCCCGATCCTGGGCCAAAAATACTGGCGCACCGGGCCATAGACAGTTTCGCAGACAGGGACTAGACCCAATTTGATTAGCACGCGCATACGGAATGAAGGCCAAGTTAGGGGGTGGCCCTGGGACCACCCACCGCCGCCCCAGCGACCCTCTGTAGGCGTACGTGGGCGCTTAATCATCGCCTGGCTAAGAAGATTGCAAGTGTGTGGGaacttttgttttcttgcCGCCGTGGCTTAATTAGAAGTCAAATGTTTGCCGGCTGGCAAGGTCGTTTCCGTGCGCTTTCCTAGCGTTTTTTTACGCGGTGCGGCATATGTCTCGCTTTTTGTGAGTGCGCCTGAgtgtggctgtgtgtgtgtgtggcagctGGAGGGGCTGGTGTTTATGATAGGTCTTATTGGCCATTTGTATGCCTGGGAGTCATGCCCCTTAAGATCAGCCAACAAATGGGTTATTAAGTCTGTGCGCCCGCTCCTGATAAATGATACCGGGAAAACGTTGAATGGCAAAAGTTTATTTGGAGAGAAATGATGGGGAAGTTGACACTCGACCCGCCACCCTCATCACTACGTCTATATAGTGGTCCGAGATACTAGGGCTTAACCCATTCCTGGctctcttgagaaatagctgCCATTTGTAAGGAACGAGGGGGCCAAATCAAGAAGTGACTTCCACTCGATGAAAACGCCTCATTTGTCATGCAAAGTGCCATATGGCGACTTGGAGAACACGCTCCCCCCGCTCCCTCATTAGGTTCTATTTATATTCATCCACGCCTAACTAAACAATTAGTACCCAGTTTCCTGCCAGAGTCCGTGTTTTGGCCGTAATGGCAACTGTTGCCACTCAATTGGCCAATTAAAAGCCATTGTTCTGGTTGCTTTCTGAATACCTGATTCGCTTGTACCCACATACGTATCTAATTTGGATACACCGTTTATTTATTGTTCTTTTATTCATGTCTATTGATTAGGATAATTAACCCGATGAAGCTACTACCACTAGGAGGCACCATCGCCCATCAAAAATCAATCGATTCTAAAAATAATGCCGGCCGAACACTTGCCTGGAAAGAAAAACATCGAACCAACCGATTCCCAGAAGAAAGAAGTGAAAATCCAAAAGCAAACATCTTTGAATAAATCGCTTGTCAATTTTTCACGCCATTCCCCCGGACACCCACATACATAcgagtataaataaataaatttatgcaTGCCTATTTTCTACGATTATAACCCGTTTGGCATCAGGCTCCAAGGTCCTTGGTCGCAGTCTGCTCTAATCCCAATCCCTGACAAATGAGCCACACGCCGAGTAACAACTTTCTTCGTCATTACTCTCAAATTGTTTCTGGGCGcatcaaaattgaaaaactgtGAGCACCCACGCAATTGTCGTGCTGATGGGGAGTCCGACCGGTTGATTCTACTCCTGCCCCCTTAAGAAATCCCCTCTGCCGCCCCACAAAAATGTCGGCCACTTGTTCGGCACTTTGGTGCCATTTCCggattttcgtttttcggcTTTGAGTACGGTTCGTCTTGGATCATCTTAGAATCCTTCTGATTCCCATTTCGGCTCAGCTGCTGGTCTAGTTGTTTTGGGTTGTATTTTAACATCTTGGCTAGAGGCTTCATTTGCAATTCTAATTGTCGACTGAATTCCCTTTAATTGAAAGCCAAACAGAATCTAAATTAAACGATATATTCGGGAAATATAAATATCCTTTGTTGCGAACAATTATCTTTcccaaaataatattctaaCAATAGAATTCTTGATAATATTACTCCCATTATTGCTTTTTCGGgcttattgatttatttattaaggcCAAATGATATTTATCGCCTCGATCAGGTTGGCTTCTATATTAACCAGCTATTTTTGGTCATTCATTGACGAGTATATGAGAAAGCCGTAATGGAATATTGATGCATTCTCTTGTATATAAACTTAGATCTATTTTAGATACTTAGAAAATGAATGTTTCATCTACCAATATCATTATGTTAAAAGAGGACTCACTTTTATTATCCTTGTACTCTACAGCAGGCCTCTGGCCTTCTAAATTTAGTACTTCATCTGGCAATTCTGCAGTGAGACGCTGCTCCAGATAGATCCCGAGCCAGATCCAGACTGGCAGAACGTTTAATTTactgataaatatttttattccacaataaatacatttttcattaCGCACTTGGCCAACTCGTGGCCGACAAAGTCGTAAAAACATGGCCAAAAACCGAAACATGGGGCGGGGCGCGGTGGCTGGCAGTACAGcattcatttccatttgtgTCCTGCGGTCATTATAATGTTGTGTTTGCATATTAACACCGAGCCACCGGATGGTTCATCCGAGTTTTTTGGCGGGTCCAAGTCCCGGTCCCTGTCCCGAAAGGTCATTGGCCCGGGTATCGTAAAAGCATTGGTCTTGGCCGAAAGTGAAAGTCAGAAATGCTGGCATGCGGTTAACTATGCGAGCAGATCATAAAAATTGCAGCCAATAAAAGGCGACAATTGCCGCGGTGGTCTTGGCCACTCCACTTAGCCACTTGGCTACTTGGCTACTTGGCCACTTGTCTGCTGGCTTATCGCCCATCAGCCAAAGTCAGTGCAGTTTTAAATCTCCTGGAGAAGTTAGACGCCCGCCCGCCCTCATTAGACGGTGACAGGTCGTAACTAAGTCACTTGACGCCCCATCCGTCATTCTTCGGTCCTTGGTCGCCAAGCTGAATTATCCTCCAAGCTGACGTCAGCAGAGCTGGCCACGCCCCCAGAGCCTTCAAAGTGCGGCAAAAGGGCGGCACAGTGTTCCAATGACAAATTAAGTGAAACACCACCAAGCAGGAGTGCAGCAGCGGGAAACGCCCCAAGTTTGTTTAACAGCCACTCGTAATGACAGGATGTGAGTTAGGGCCAAGTTAACGATGCCGGGCCACGCACTGCTCAATAATGTCAGCGGAAATGCGGCAAGCGCCATTTTTCAATATGCGCACCGGAAATGACAGGGGACAAACGCGCAATGCCGCAATGGTTTTAAAGGACCCAAGACCTGCAGCTCATTCCCATC
The Drosophila bipectinata strain 14024-0381.07 chromosome 3R, DbipHiC1v2, whole genome shotgun sequence DNA segment above includes these coding regions:
- the jigr1 gene encoding uncharacterized protein jigr1; this encodes MEHLSHLYPPQLPKVRGRPRATYAQTGEFDLGLIREYRSRPVLYDRSNKRFKDKLYVAQQWEQMSHKLGYDATSLRDRMITLRNRYNIEKRRVENGLPSQGSQWPLFESLQFLGDHIRPRRSFKNMSRNDDDDEHYGMDDQSDSNGQNMSVKDEMEDESEIFDCEQTLPVTTVLGIPPTSDDANKSQRQSNGSDMANGKGYNHFAESYQNRHQPEYIISSPIVPKSINKRSAALDEPAIKRRAVQNVGMPSFYNTPALPPLPASYAKFHGFGEFMVHSLCDMPMTTALRLVQKFTRELVQTSLKHDDSGSSTKADQADATDPVDPENSSESQGEDFE